In the Profundibacter amoris genome, TACTATATGGCCCGCCAACTGCCCGCCACCGGCATGCATCTTGCCCGCATCCAGACAGGGGCCGATACGGTGATGGCATTGGATGCCGAAGCGTTCTAGACTGTGAACAACGCTCCAAGGGAGGAGCACTCACGGCTGGTGGTCCCGCATATGGGGTGCGGGGCCACCACACGACACTCAGGGGGAATAAAATGCCAAAACGCCTGCGCCTGACCCGCCGCTTTCCGGTCGCCATGTCCGAAGACGGCTATCGCCGCCTGCGCAGCTTTGCCAAAGAAGCCGGGCTGGACGAGGGTGAAGCCCTGTCATTCTTGTTTGAAAACTTCAACAGCGTGATTGACCACGACAACCTGACCCATCGTTTGCGCCTGTTCAATTCCGAACTGGAGGCCCGTAAACGGTGAGGATTTCGAGGGGGGAAATGCCGGATCGCCTCCGGCGGAGGTATTTAGGGCAAGAAGAAGGGGCAAACGGATTGACCCCGCTTCGGCCGGCACATCTGGCGGGGCGTCGCGGGGCCTTCTCCTTGCGCGGTCATCGGCTCCTCAGCCTGTACCGCACGCATCTATCTGAAGCATTAACCTTAATATATTCTTACCGCCCCCCTTCTTCTTGCTGCAAATACCTTGGGGGTGCGGGGGTGAAACCCCCGCTTGGGCCGGTAGGGCAAACAACGGGGGCAGCAATATGACAATCCGGCTTTACTGTTTTGGCGAAAGCGGCAATTCCTACAAGGCGGCGCTGGCACTGGAATTATCCGGTCTGGGCTGGGAACCGGTCTATGTGGACTTTTTCAACGGCGAAACCCGTAGCCCCGAATTCCGCGCCCTGAATGAAATGGGCGAAGCGCCCGTGATGGTCGATGGCGATCTGGTTTTGGCCCAGTCCGGTGTCATTCAAGATTATGTGGTGGAGAAATCTGGCAAACTGGGCGTCGCCACACCCGAGGAACGCCGCGAAATTCTGCGCTGGACGCTGTGGGACAATCACAAACTGTCCTCGCCCGCCGGCATGACGCGGTTCCTGATCCATTTCCTGCCCAAAGACAAACAGCCACAGGGCGTGATCCCCTTCACCCAAGCCCGCCTGAACGCGGCCTACAAAACCCTGAACCAGCATCTGCAAAACCGCGACTGGGTCGCCGCCAATCATCTGACCATCGCCGATCTGTCCTGTTGCAGCTACCTTTATTACCCCGAACCTTTCGGGTTCGAGCGCAAGGACTGGCCCCACATCGACGCCTGGCTAAGCCGCATCAGCGACACGCCCGGCTGGAAACACCCTTATGATCTGATGCCCGGCAGCCCCGCTGACCGCGCAAGCCAAGAAGGAAAAACCACATGACCGAAGCCTATATCTATGACGCCGTCCGATCCCCCCGTGGCAAGGGCCGCAAGGATGGTGCGCTGCATGAAGTCACCGCCGTTCGCCTGTCCGCGCAAATCCTGAACGCGATCAAAAACCGCAACAATCTGGATGGTCACGCGGTCGAGGATGTGATCTGGGGCAACGTCACGCAGGTCATGGAACAGGGCGGCTGCCTTGCCCGCACTGCCGTTCTGGCCTCGGAACTGGACCAGTCGATCCCCGGCCTTGCCATCAACCGTTTCTGCGCCTCGGGCATGGAGGCCGTGAACCTTGCCGCCAACCAGATCAAGGGCGGCGCCGGCGAGGCCTATATCGCCGGCGGTATTGAAATGATGGGGCGCGTGCCGATGGGCAGCGACGGGGCGGCGATTGCGGTTGATCCCAGTGTCGCCATGTCCACCTATTTCGTGCCGCAGGGCATTTCTGCCGATCTGATCGCCACCGAATACGGCTTTACCCGTGAACAGGCCGACGCGCTGGCGGTGGAAAGCCAGATCCGCGCCAAGGCCGCTTGGGATGACAACCGGTTCGCCAAATCCATCATCCCGATTGTGGATCAGAACGGCCTGCCTATTCTGGACCATGACGAATACATGCGTCCTGGCACCACCACCGAGGCACTGGGTGCACTGAAGGCGAGCTTCAAGGATATGGGCGAGGTCATGCCCGGCTTTGACAAGGTTGCGATCATGAAATACCCGCATCTGGAACGTCTGAACCACATCCACCACGCGGGCAATTCCTCGGGCATCGTTGACGGTTCGGCCGCGCTGTTGATCGGCAACAAGGAATTCGGCGAAAAGCACGGGTTGAAACCCCGCGCCCGCATCCGCGCCAACGCCAAGATCGGCACCGAACCCACCATCATGCTGACCGGCCCCGTACCGGTGACCGAAAAAATCCTGCACGACAACGGCATGAAAATCAGCGACATTGATCTGTTCGAGGTGAACGAGGCCTTTGCCGCCGTAGTGTTGCGCTTTATGCAGGCTTTTGACGTGGACCCGGCAATCGTCAACGTCAACGGCGGCGCCATTGCGATGGGTCACCCGCTGGGCGCAACAGGCGCGATGATCGTTGGCACCGTGCTGGACGAACTGGAACGTCAGGACAAAGAAGTCGGCATGGCCACGCTTTGTATTGCGTCCGGCATGGGCGTTGCCACCATCATCGAGCGCGTCTGATGCCTGTGATCAAGATCAACGAACTGCCGCTGGTCAAGGGCAGTGAAAGCATCGGCTATCCGCCGCCCCACGACAAGGGTTGCGATCTGTACGAGGCCGCCGCACTGGGCGAGGCCGCAGGGCTGACCCAGTTCGGTGTGAACATCGAAAAGCTGTTGCCCAGCGGCATGTCATCGCAACGCCACTGGCATGAAAACGAGGACGAGTTCCTGTATGTGCTGAGCGGCGAAGTGGTGCTGGTCGAGGACGACGGCGAACACATACTGACCGAAGGCATGGCAGCGGGCTGGAAGGCGGGCGACAGTAATGCCCACCACCTGATCAACCGCAGCGATGCGCCTGCCTATTACCTGATCATCGGCACGCGGGCCGACAGTGACACCTGCCATTACCCCGATATTGATCTTCACTACACACGTCGAAACGGTGAGCGCCAGTTCAGCCACAAAGACGGCACACCTTATCAAGAGGACGAAACCAAATGAGCGATTTTTCCTATTCAGTAGACGCAGATGGCATCGCCACCATCACATGGGACACCAAAGGCAAATCCATGAATGTGATGAGCATTCAGGCCTTTCAGGATCTTGACGGTCTGATCGACAAGGCGCTGGCCGATGATGCCGTCAAAGGCGTGGTTATCACATCCGGCAAGGAAGGTTCCTTTGCCGGCGGCATGGATCTGAACATCATCGCCAAGATGAAGGACGACGCAGGCGAAAACCCCGCGCAGGGGCTGTTTGACGGTCTGATGCAGATGCACGCCATCCTGCGCAAGATCGAGCGCGCAGGGATGGATCCGAAAACCAACAAGGGCGGCAAACCGATTGCCGCTGCCCTGCCCGGCACAGCACTTGGGATCGGCCTTGAACTGCCGCTGTCCTGCCACCGCATCTTTGCCGCCGACAACCCCAAGGCCAAAATCGGCCTGCCGGAAATCCAGGTCGGTATTTTCCCCGGCATGGGCGGCACCACGCGCCTTGTGCGCAAGATGGGCGCGATGGCCGCAAGCCCGCTGTTGCTGCAAGGCAAGCTGAACAACCCCAAAGCCGCCAAAATGGCCGGCGTGATTGACGAGGTGGTTCCAGCCGACGAATTGCTGGCCAAAGCCAGGGAATGGGTTTTGAGTGCCAAGGATGCCGATATCCTGAAACCGTGGGATGCCAAGGGCTATAAAATGCCCGGCGGCGCGCCTTACCACCCTGCCGGCTTCATGACCTTCGTTGGTGCTTCGGCCATGGTGAACGGCAACACTTGGGGCGTCTACCCCGCCGCCAAGGCGCTGCTGTCGGCTGTTTACGAAGGGGCGCTGGTGCCCTTTGACACCGCAATCAAAATCGAGGCGCGCTGGTTCACCAATGTGATGATGAACCCGTCCTCGTCCGCCATGATCCGCAGCCTGTTCATCAACAAGGAAGCGCTGGAAAAAGGCGCCAACCGCCCCGATGTGCCGCCGCAACAGGTGAAAAAGCTGGGCGTATTGGGTGCAGGCATGATGGGTGCCGGTATCACGCTGGTTTCCGCCATGGCCGGAATCAAAGTGGTGCTGATCGATCAGGATCAGGCCGCCGCCGACCGCGGCAAGGATTACACCGCCACCTATATGGACAAGGGAATCGCCCGCAAAAAGGCCACGCCGGAAAAGAAAGAAGCGGCGCTGAACCTGATCACCGCCACCACCGACTATGCGGCGCTGAAGGGCTGTGACCTGATTGTCGAGGCGGTGTTCGAAGACCCCAAGATCAAGGCCGAAGTCACCGCCAAGGTCGAAGCGGTGGTAGGCGAGGGTTGCATCTTTGCCACCAACACCTCGACCCTGCCAATCAGCGAGCTGGCCAAGGCCTCCAAACGGCCCGAGCAATACATCGGCATCCACTTCTTTTCGCCGGTTGAAAAGATGCTGCTGGTCGAGATCATCAAGGGCAAGGAAACCGGTGATGTGGCCGTGGCCAAGGCGCTGGATTTCGTGCGCCAGATCCGCAAAACCCCGATCGTGGTCAATGACGCGCGCTTCTTCTATGCCAACCGCTGCATCATCCCCTACATCAACGAGGGCATCCGCATGGTCAAAGAGGGCGTCGCGCCCGCGCTGGTGGAAAACGCCGCCAAACTGGTCGGGATGCCGCTGGGACCGCTGCAACTGGTCGATGAAACCTCGATTGATCTGGGCGTGAAAATCGCCAAAGCCACCCGCGCCGCGATGGGCGATGCCTATCCCGATGGCGCGGTGGACGAGGTGCTGTTCTGGATGGCCGACGAGGGCCGTTTGGGCCGCAAAACCAAGGCCGGTTTCTATGCCTATGACGAAAAGGGCAAGCGGCAGGGGCTGTGGGACGGTCTGGCGGCGAAGTACCCGCTGGCGGACGTGCAGCCGGACGTGCACGAGGTGCAACACCGTTTGCTGATGGCGCAAGTGCTGGAAGCCGTGCGCGCGCTGGATGAAGGCGTGCTTGAGGACATCCGCGAAGGCGACGTCGGCGCGATCCTCGGCTGG is a window encoding:
- a CDS encoding glutathione S-transferase family protein; the protein is MTIRLYCFGESGNSYKAALALELSGLGWEPVYVDFFNGETRSPEFRALNEMGEAPVMVDGDLVLAQSGVIQDYVVEKSGKLGVATPEERREILRWTLWDNHKLSSPAGMTRFLIHFLPKDKQPQGVIPFTQARLNAAYKTLNQHLQNRDWVAANHLTIADLSCCSYLYYPEPFGFERKDWPHIDAWLSRISDTPGWKHPYDLMPGSPADRASQEGKTT
- a CDS encoding acetyl-CoA C-acetyltransferase is translated as MTEAYIYDAVRSPRGKGRKDGALHEVTAVRLSAQILNAIKNRNNLDGHAVEDVIWGNVTQVMEQGGCLARTAVLASELDQSIPGLAINRFCASGMEAVNLAANQIKGGAGEAYIAGGIEMMGRVPMGSDGAAIAVDPSVAMSTYFVPQGISADLIATEYGFTREQADALAVESQIRAKAAWDDNRFAKSIIPIVDQNGLPILDHDEYMRPGTTTEALGALKASFKDMGEVMPGFDKVAIMKYPHLERLNHIHHAGNSSGIVDGSAALLIGNKEFGEKHGLKPRARIRANAKIGTEPTIMLTGPVPVTEKILHDNGMKISDIDLFEVNEAFAAVVLRFMQAFDVDPAIVNVNGGAIAMGHPLGATGAMIVGTVLDELERQDKEVGMATLCIASGMGVATIIERV
- a CDS encoding cupin domain-containing protein, yielding MPVIKINELPLVKGSESIGYPPPHDKGCDLYEAAALGEAAGLTQFGVNIEKLLPSGMSSQRHWHENEDEFLYVLSGEVVLVEDDGEHILTEGMAAGWKAGDSNAHHLINRSDAPAYYLIIGTRADSDTCHYPDIDLHYTRRNGERQFSHKDGTPYQEDETK
- a CDS encoding 3-hydroxyacyl-CoA dehydrogenase NAD-binding domain-containing protein: MSDFSYSVDADGIATITWDTKGKSMNVMSIQAFQDLDGLIDKALADDAVKGVVITSGKEGSFAGGMDLNIIAKMKDDAGENPAQGLFDGLMQMHAILRKIERAGMDPKTNKGGKPIAAALPGTALGIGLELPLSCHRIFAADNPKAKIGLPEIQVGIFPGMGGTTRLVRKMGAMAASPLLLQGKLNNPKAAKMAGVIDEVVPADELLAKAREWVLSAKDADILKPWDAKGYKMPGGAPYHPAGFMTFVGASAMVNGNTWGVYPAAKALLSAVYEGALVPFDTAIKIEARWFTNVMMNPSSSAMIRSLFINKEALEKGANRPDVPPQQVKKLGVLGAGMMGAGITLVSAMAGIKVVLIDQDQAAADRGKDYTATYMDKGIARKKATPEKKEAALNLITATTDYAALKGCDLIVEAVFEDPKIKAEVTAKVEAVVGEGCIFATNTSTLPISELAKASKRPEQYIGIHFFSPVEKMLLVEIIKGKETGDVAVAKALDFVRQIRKTPIVVNDARFFYANRCIIPYINEGIRMVKEGVAPALVENAAKLVGMPLGPLQLVDETSIDLGVKIAKATRAAMGDAYPDGAVDEVLFWMADEGRLGRKTKAGFYAYDEKGKRQGLWDGLAAKYPLADVQPDVHEVQHRLLMAQVLEAVRALDEGVLEDIREGDVGAILGWGFAPWSGGPFSWLDMIGEAKAVEICDHLTETYGERFSTPDLLREMADKGETFYGRFGKDAKAA